The Yersinia intermedia genome window below encodes:
- the eutA gene encoding ethanolamine ammonia-lyase reactivating factor EutA, whose protein sequence is MKTLELLSVGIDIGTTTTQVIFSRLSLVNRASISQVPRYEFVKREIIWQSPVLFTPVDFAGFLREEELLALVLAQYQAAGIAPETIDSGAIIITGETAKTRNARPAIVALSQRLGDFVVATAGPHLESIIAGFGSGAQTLSEQKMARVLNIDIGGGTANYVLFEAGRVISSACLNVGGRLLETRSDGHVLRAHPAGQWIADSLFGTGVNVENLTLIQLNQIAARMAQLLLEVFNGAPSSLAQRLLMTDALPVCDSLYALTLSGGVGECFRAGENDNPFRFGDIGPLLAQAIHNDPGFAALPVQVPNQTVRATVIGAGAHTLSLSGSTIWLDGLSLPIRNIPVVHPAGGNAALLVDEWLQALTQMDLQPQQDLYALALPTELPVSYASVQQCIEALQTFCAHFPNPHPLLVVACQDFGKALGMLLRPMMAQRQLAVIDEVITRTGDYIDIGTPLFGGAVVPVTVKSLAFPS, encoded by the coding sequence GAGATTATTTGGCAGAGCCCAGTGTTGTTTACACCGGTTGATTTCGCTGGCTTCCTGCGGGAAGAAGAGCTGCTAGCATTGGTATTGGCTCAGTATCAGGCTGCTGGGATTGCGCCAGAAACTATCGACTCTGGTGCCATTATCATCACCGGTGAAACAGCAAAAACCCGCAATGCGCGTCCGGCAATCGTGGCGCTATCTCAACGGTTAGGTGACTTTGTTGTCGCCACCGCCGGCCCACATTTGGAGTCGATAATTGCCGGTTTCGGTTCTGGTGCGCAGACCTTATCTGAGCAAAAAATGGCGCGGGTATTGAATATTGATATCGGTGGTGGCACCGCCAACTACGTGCTGTTTGAAGCAGGGCGCGTTATCAGCTCCGCCTGTTTAAACGTGGGGGGACGACTGCTTGAAACTCGCTCTGATGGTCACGTGTTACGTGCACATCCTGCCGGACAATGGATTGCCGACTCTCTGTTTGGCACTGGGGTGAATGTTGAAAACCTGACGTTAATACAGCTTAATCAAATAGCTGCACGCATGGCGCAACTGCTATTAGAAGTGTTCAATGGCGCACCTTCTTCACTGGCTCAGCGACTGCTGATGACTGATGCCTTACCCGTATGTGATTCGCTGTATGCCTTAACGTTATCTGGCGGCGTAGGCGAGTGTTTTCGTGCAGGTGAAAACGATAACCCATTCCGGTTTGGCGATATTGGCCCGCTGCTGGCGCAAGCCATTCACAACGATCCCGGTTTTGCCGCACTGCCGGTGCAGGTTCCGAATCAAACCGTGCGTGCCACCGTGATTGGTGCGGGTGCACATACGCTTTCTCTTTCTGGCAGCACTATCTGGCTCGATGGTCTCTCGCTCCCCATTCGCAATATTCCGGTGGTTCATCCTGCTGGAGGTAACGCTGCACTGCTGGTAGACGAGTGGCTGCAAGCGCTGACTCAAATGGATTTACAGCCACAGCAAGATCTCTATGCATTGGCATTACCCACTGAACTGCCCGTGAGCTATGCCTCGGTGCAGCAGTGTATAGAAGCTTTGCAGACGTTTTGCGCTCATTTTCCTAATCCACATCCGCTGCTGGTCGTCGCCTGCCAAGACTTTGGCAAAGCGTTGGGCATGTTGCTGCGGCCGATGATGGCACAACGTCAGCTGGCGGTGATCGATGAAGTGATCACCCGAACCGGCGATTACATTGATATCGGCACACCGCTATTTGGCGGTGCAGTAGTGCCGGTCACCGTCAAATCACTGGCTTTTCCTTCTTAA
- a CDS encoding ethanolamine ammonia-lyase subunit EutB has protein sequence MKLKTQLFGKSYQFKDVKQVLAKANELRSGDVLAGVVAGSSQERVAAKQVLSEMTIADIRMNPVIPYEEDCVTRIIQDDINETAYARVKNWNISELREYILDDETSVDDIAFLRKGISSEVVAAVAKICSNADLIYGAKKMPVIKKANTTIGLPGTFSARLQPNDTRDDVQSIVAQIYEGLSFGLGDAVIGVNPVTDDVDNLSRVLDTIYGVIDKFSIPTQGCVLAHVTTQIEAIKRGAPGGLIFQSICGSEKGLKEFGVELAMLDEARAVGAEYNRIAGSNCLYFETGQGSALSAGANFGADQVTMEARNYGLAHHYDPFIVNTVVGFIGPEYLYNDRQIIRAGLEDHFMGKLSGISMGCDCCYTNHADADQNLNENLMILLATAGCNYIMGMPLGDDIMLNYQTTAFHDTATVRQLLNLRPSPEFERWLETMGLMANGRLTARAGDPSLFF, from the coding sequence ATGAAACTAAAAACACAACTATTTGGTAAGTCGTATCAGTTCAAGGATGTGAAGCAGGTACTGGCGAAAGCCAACGAACTGCGTTCGGGGGATGTGTTGGCTGGCGTGGTGGCTGGAAGTTCGCAAGAGCGCGTAGCGGCCAAGCAGGTGCTATCAGAGATGACGATTGCGGATATTCGTATGAATCCGGTTATCCCGTATGAAGAAGACTGTGTGACCCGCATTATTCAAGATGACATCAACGAAACTGCCTATGCCCGAGTGAAAAACTGGAATATCAGCGAACTTCGGGAATACATCCTTGATGATGAAACCAGCGTGGACGATATTGCCTTTTTACGCAAAGGGATAAGCTCCGAGGTGGTTGCTGCGGTGGCCAAGATTTGTTCCAACGCTGACTTGATTTACGGTGCCAAAAAGATGCCGGTGATTAAGAAAGCCAATACCACGATTGGCCTTCCTGGCACTTTCAGCGCCCGTTTACAACCTAACGATACCCGTGACGATGTACAGAGTATCGTGGCGCAAATTTATGAAGGGCTTTCGTTTGGGTTGGGCGATGCTGTTATCGGGGTTAACCCAGTGACCGATGATGTCGATAACCTGAGCCGTGTGTTAGATACCATTTACGGTGTAATAGACAAGTTTTCAATTCCGACCCAAGGCTGCGTGCTGGCGCATGTGACGACCCAAATTGAAGCGATTAAACGCGGTGCACCGGGTGGCCTGATTTTCCAAAGTATTTGTGGCAGTGAAAAAGGGCTGAAAGAGTTCGGTGTTGAGCTGGCAATGCTGGATGAAGCGCGTGCAGTGGGCGCGGAATACAACCGCATCGCAGGTAGCAACTGTCTCTACTTTGAAACTGGACAAGGTTCTGCGCTATCTGCTGGCGCTAACTTCGGTGCCGATCAGGTCACGATGGAGGCGCGCAACTACGGTTTAGCGCATCACTACGATCCTTTCATCGTTAATACCGTGGTGGGCTTTATCGGGCCAGAGTATTTGTATAACGATCGCCAGATCATTCGCGCCGGTTTGGAAGACCATTTCATGGGCAAACTGAGCGGGATCTCAATGGGTTGCGATTGCTGCTACACCAATCATGCTGATGCCGACCAAAACCTTAACGAAAACCTGATGATCCTACTAGCGACCGCCGGATGTAACTACATCATGGGGATGCCGCTGGGTGACGACATCATGCTCAACTATCAAACTACTGCATTTCACGATACAGCCACGGTGCGTCAGTTATTGAATCTGCGCCCATCGCCGGAGTTTGAGCGCTGGCTTGAAACAATGGGGCTGATGGCAAATGGTCGCTTGACCGCACGCGCCGGTGATCCGTCGCTATTTTTCTGA
- the eutC gene encoding ethanolamine ammonia-lyase subunit EutC codes for MDQKQIEEIVRSVMLRMGQVEVATQPASAAASADTVECCSMDLGSEEAKQWIGVTNPQRLDVLQELRSSTAARVCTGRAGPRPRTQALLRFLADHSRSKDTVLKEVPLEWVQKHGLLEVQSEISDKNLYLTRPDMGRCLSASAIETLKTQCKANPDVQVVISDGLSTDAITANYDEILPPLLKGLELAGMNVGTPFFVRYGRVKIEDQIGELLGAKVVILLVGERPGLGQSESLSCYAVYSPRVATTVEADRTCISNIHRGGTPPVEAAAVIVDLAKRMLEQKASGISMTR; via the coding sequence ATGGATCAAAAACAAATAGAAGAGATTGTGCGCAGCGTGATGTTACGCATGGGGCAGGTCGAAGTTGCTACGCAACCGGCATCGGCAGCAGCCAGTGCAGATACCGTTGAGTGTTGTTCTATGGATCTCGGTTCTGAAGAAGCTAAGCAGTGGATTGGCGTGACCAATCCGCAACGCCTTGATGTGCTGCAAGAGTTGCGCAGCAGCACGGCAGCGCGAGTATGTACTGGCCGCGCAGGTCCTCGTCCACGTACTCAGGCACTGCTGCGTTTTCTGGCTGACCATTCGCGCTCCAAAGATACGGTACTAAAAGAGGTGCCGCTGGAGTGGGTACAAAAGCATGGCCTACTGGAAGTGCAGTCTGAAATCAGTGACAAAAACCTGTATCTCACTCGTCCAGATATGGGGCGATGCCTTAGCGCCAGTGCAATAGAAACATTGAAAACCCAGTGCAAAGCCAATCCTGATGTGCAGGTGGTTATTTCTGATGGGCTATCGACTGATGCCATCACAGCTAACTATGACGAGATCCTACCGCCGCTGCTGAAAGGTTTGGAACTTGCAGGGATGAACGTTGGCACGCCGTTCTTTGTGCGCTATGGCCGCGTGAAAATTGAAGATCAGATTGGCGAATTACTGGGCGCGAAAGTGGTGATTTTGCTGGTTGGCGAGCGCCCTGGATTGGGGCAATCGGAAAGCCTTTCCTGCTATGCAGTCTATTCGCCACGAGTGGCAACCACCGTAGAAGCTGATCGCACCTGCATTTCAAATATCCATCGAGGCGGAACGCCTCCGGTTGAAGCGGCTGCGGTAATTGTGGATTTGGCAAAAAGAATGCTGGAGCAAAAAGCTTCTGGTATTTCGATGACTCGTTAA
- the eutL gene encoding ethanolamine utilization microcompartment protein EutL: MPALDFIKPSVKAMRVIAALQDNFRCELKLPSHISSLGLITVDSDDVAYIAADEATKQAQVEVVYGRSLYAGAAHSPSPSSGEVIIMLGGPNPAEVRAGLDAMFAMIEQGPAFQWASDAEDTAFLAHVVSRTGSYLSASTGIRLGDPLAYLVAPPLEATFGIDAALKSANVQLVTYVPPPSETNYSAAFLSGSQAACKAACNAFSEAVLEIARCPIQRA, from the coding sequence ATGCCAGCATTAGATTTTATTAAACCAAGCGTCAAAGCGATGAGAGTTATTGCTGCGCTGCAAGACAATTTCCGTTGCGAGTTGAAATTGCCATCCCATATTAGCAGTCTTGGCCTGATTACCGTTGATTCTGACGATGTGGCTTACATCGCCGCCGATGAAGCCACCAAACAAGCTCAGGTAGAAGTGGTGTATGGCCGCTCACTGTATGCCGGTGCCGCACATTCACCATCACCGTCTTCGGGTGAAGTGATTATTATGCTCGGCGGGCCGAACCCTGCCGAAGTGCGTGCCGGTTTAGATGCGATGTTTGCCATGATCGAGCAAGGGCCAGCATTCCAATGGGCCAGTGATGCCGAGGATACGGCGTTTCTAGCCCATGTGGTTTCACGTACTGGCTCCTACCTTTCTGCCTCTACCGGCATTCGTTTAGGTGACCCGTTAGCGTATTTGGTTGCTCCACCGCTGGAGGCCACATTTGGCATTGATGCCGCGCTGAAATCGGCCAATGTGCAGTTAGTGACCTATGTTCCACCACCGTCAGAAACCAACTACTCCGCTGCGTTTTTAAGCGGTAGTCAGGCGGCCTGCAAAGCTGCGTGTAATGCGTTTAGCGAAGCGGTATTGGAAATAGCACGCTGCCCTATTCAGCGCGCTTAA
- a CDS encoding BMC domain-containing protein, which produces MINALGLLEVSGLVAGIDAADAMLKAADVRVLNHQVISPGWVTLVIEGDLAACRAALDAGVAAASRTGTVISRKEIGRPDPDIEEFVLELRGVRPKAHAVSDHVEDPEQVPATEENDAAWPLEALLAEIASHAQGMTVGEVAARYQLSLKQSKYALEGLLREGKLRKRGSRYRVKAVNREVGHE; this is translated from the coding sequence ATGATCAACGCGCTGGGATTACTGGAAGTTTCGGGTCTGGTCGCGGGAATTGATGCAGCTGATGCCATGCTCAAAGCCGCCGATGTAAGAGTTCTCAACCATCAGGTGATTTCGCCGGGGTGGGTTACGTTAGTCATCGAAGGCGATCTGGCTGCCTGCCGTGCGGCGCTGGATGCCGGTGTTGCCGCTGCTAGCCGTACCGGTACGGTCATCAGCCGTAAAGAGATTGGCCGTCCGGATCCCGACATTGAAGAGTTCGTTTTAGAACTGCGCGGTGTCAGGCCGAAAGCGCATGCGGTGTCTGATCATGTGGAGGATCCAGAACAGGTGCCGGCCACAGAGGAGAACGATGCAGCATGGCCGCTGGAAGCATTGTTGGCGGAAATTGCCAGCCATGCTCAAGGCATGACGGTCGGTGAAGTTGCTGCGCGTTATCAGCTTAGCTTGAAGCAGAGCAAGTATGCGTTAGAAGGGCTGCTGCGAGAGGGCAAACTGCGTAAGCGCGGCAGCCGTTATCGCGTGAAGGCGGTGAACAGGGAGGTGGGCCATGAGTGA
- the eutR gene encoding HTH-type transcriptional regulator EutR, with product MKKKPELDLHHLFSGEIDPENCKPLVEQENVHQRKSQDVYEHACTITAWQQLYDQLHPGKFKGELTEILFDGVQIFREYTSLALRQSCMVWPDAFWFGIPELKGEHGFIGAQPLDLQEIAVRPGGKEFELSTPDDYTILGVVVSHDMLFNHAASLLDPDRLLQLLNSNPALEVNAYQKEFLWYFINQVLLHGSVDPECMQLANVRKVLCHNLLTAMTNLLEGAQPVSTRQVHSRINYRHLVSQAREYLLSQSSEPVTVLDLCRELYVSRRTLQNGFHQVLGIGPNAWLKALRLNAVRRELVSPYSECRTVKDAAMQWGFWHLSQFAIDYQRLFNEKPSASLAARGTRFI from the coding sequence ATGAAAAAAAAACCAGAGCTCGATCTGCACCATCTTTTTTCTGGGGAAATCGATCCAGAGAATTGCAAACCGTTAGTTGAGCAAGAAAATGTTCATCAACGAAAGTCGCAAGATGTGTATGAACACGCCTGCACTATCACCGCATGGCAGCAACTTTATGATCAGCTCCACCCAGGAAAGTTTAAAGGTGAACTAACCGAAATTCTTTTTGATGGTGTGCAGATTTTCCGTGAATACACCAGCTTAGCTCTGCGCCAATCTTGCATGGTGTGGCCGGATGCCTTCTGGTTTGGGATCCCTGAGTTGAAAGGTGAACACGGTTTTATCGGTGCGCAACCACTGGACTTACAAGAAATCGCGGTTCGCCCTGGAGGAAAAGAGTTTGAACTCAGCACTCCAGATGATTACACCATTCTCGGCGTGGTGGTTTCTCATGATATGTTGTTTAACCACGCAGCATCGTTACTCGACCCTGATCGTCTGTTGCAACTGCTCAACAGTAACCCGGCTCTGGAAGTGAATGCTTATCAAAAAGAATTCCTATGGTATTTCATTAATCAGGTGCTATTGCACGGCAGCGTGGATCCTGAATGTATGCAACTGGCAAATGTGCGCAAAGTGTTGTGCCACAACCTGCTAACGGCGATGACCAATTTACTGGAAGGCGCACAGCCAGTCTCGACCCGACAAGTGCACAGCCGAATTAACTATCGACATCTGGTCTCACAGGCGAGGGAATATCTGTTGAGCCAATCTTCTGAGCCGGTAACTGTGTTGGATTTATGCCGTGAGTTATACGTTAGCCGTAGAACGCTGCAAAACGGTTTTCATCAGGTGCTAGGCATTGGGCCGAACGCGTGGCTAAAAGCATTGCGCCTGAATGCGGTACGCCGCGAACTGGTCAGCCCATATTCTGAGTGCCGCACCGTGAAGGACGCCGCGATGCAGTGGGGATTTTGGCATTTAAGCCAGTTTGCTATTGATTATCAGCGTCTGTTTAATGAAAAACCATCGGCTTCGCTGGCCGCGCGTGGTACTCGCTTTATCTAG
- a CDS encoding conjugal transfer protein TraG N-terminal domain-containing protein encodes MSSGGDTYLSGSQRGVGGDIDTGFKQLVSGLGAFSVQSIQLPAFDALRQALPMVHGILMMAMVICIPLVMLLGAYDPRVVITLTFAMFALTFVTFWWELGSWLDDRLIEIVYTGARGYYNWFSNVGAEGWIMNLVLGSMFVVLPMFWFGAVGWSGVQIGHALSQSMSSGTQISQQAGAAGGQTVTNTAKSALSKAKRK; translated from the coding sequence ATGTCTTCAGGGGGAGATACCTATCTGAGTGGGAGTCAGCGTGGTGTTGGGGGAGATATTGATACCGGCTTCAAGCAGTTGGTGAGTGGCCTGGGAGCATTCTCGGTGCAATCTATCCAGTTACCGGCGTTTGATGCGTTGCGGCAGGCATTGCCGATGGTTCATGGCATTCTGATGATGGCTATGGTTATCTGTATTCCCTTGGTGATGCTGTTGGGTGCATACGATCCGAGAGTGGTGATAACGCTGACGTTTGCCATGTTTGCACTGACATTTGTGACGTTCTGGTGGGAACTGGGCAGTTGGCTGGATGATCGGCTGATCGAGATTGTCTACACCGGCGCTCGCGGTTATTACAACTGGTTTAGCAATGTCGGCGCAGAAGGCTGGATCATGAATCTGGTGCTCGGCTCCATGTTTGTTGTGTTGCCTATGTTTTGGTTTGGCGCTGTAGGCTGGAGTGGTGTGCAGATAGGTCATGCGCTATCTCAGTCAATGAGTAGTGGTACTCAAATATCGCAGCAAGCGGGTGCTGCTGGTGGGCAAACAGTAACAAATACAGCGAAGAGTGCACTCAGCAAAGCAAAACGAAAATGA
- a CDS encoding integrase domain-containing protein, with protein MSRANKQLSKQLITLARKSGGSFKTVADRARIASRLAVTMLKLNIQIRDVNNIKTSHIEIYIKNRQLNNISKRTMQNEMAAIRAIFNTAGRTKLADPDHERLSNSALGLSGASREGAKVAISNERYHAVLLHIHYKDEGVAAAMQLARHLGLRTEETVQSAKSLKTWQRALQRGDERIRVVFGTKGGRPRDTTVVDRDTVIRVVNEAIKYADRNNGRLIDKPNLHSAIDRYRNILKGAGLTGKESPHSLRYAYSRDATEYHMNKGLSRKEAEAMVSMDLGHGDGRGHYVARVYNRVGDDKVES; from the coding sequence ATGTCGAGAGCTAATAAGCAGTTAAGTAAACAATTAATCACATTGGCACGCAAATCGGGGGGGAGTTTTAAAACTGTTGCTGATCGCGCCAGAATAGCATCTCGATTAGCAGTAACTATGTTGAAGTTGAATATTCAGATCCGCGATGTGAATAATATAAAAACAAGCCATATAGAAATATATATAAAGAATCGCCAGTTAAACAATATATCAAAACGAACAATGCAAAATGAAATGGCCGCGATTAGGGCGATATTTAACACTGCGGGGAGAACTAAACTCGCCGATCCGGATCATGAACGATTAAGTAATTCAGCCCTTGGGCTGTCAGGTGCTAGCCGTGAGGGTGCAAAAGTCGCTATTTCGAACGAACGCTATCACGCAGTACTCCTACATATACATTATAAAGACGAAGGGGTTGCCGCCGCAATGCAATTAGCTCGACATTTAGGGCTAAGAACAGAAGAAACGGTTCAATCAGCCAAATCACTAAAAACCTGGCAGCGGGCATTACAGCGAGGTGATGAACGCATACGGGTTGTATTTGGAACGAAAGGTGGACGCCCGAGGGACACCACGGTTGTGGATCGCGATACAGTTATTCGTGTAGTTAATGAAGCGATTAAATATGCTGATAGAAATAATGGGCGTTTAATAGATAAGCCTAATTTGCACTCTGCGATTGATCGGTATCGAAATATTCTCAAAGGGGCAGGGTTAACGGGAAAGGAATCCCCACATAGTTTGCGCTATGCCTATTCCAGAGACGCTACGGAATATCATATGAATAAAGGATTGAGCCGCAAAGAAGCTGAAGCAATGGTCTCAATGGATTTAGGGCATGGGGATGGACGCGGGCATTATGTTGCCAGGGTTTATAATAGAGTGGGTGATGATAAAGTTGAGTCTTGA
- a CDS encoding DUF5680 domain-containing protein, with protein sequence MDNHQLAQFIVAAKKATYASQDDNFSLRPLLPGSKYLAFGRPPFFYCDTYFGMNDFAGQEVVYYQNVPVWSMYYRGGVISAENMSSIYAFLRKALMTVPLSAPFRGTTSLCEGELQYVNNYVGEIRNFSGEEYIYQSTDLVYRLTYIGGLLS encoded by the coding sequence ATGGATAACCATCAACTTGCACAGTTCATTGTCGCCGCAAAAAAAGCCACCTATGCATCACAAGATGATAATTTTTCTCTGCGCCCTCTATTGCCGGGATCAAAGTATTTGGCTTTTGGACGACCACCATTCTTCTATTGTGACACATACTTTGGGATGAATGACTTTGCCGGACAAGAAGTTGTTTACTATCAAAATGTCCCTGTTTGGTCTATGTATTATAGAGGGGGGGTGATTTCTGCTGAAAATATGTCTAGTATCTATGCTTTTTTGAGAAAAGCGCTGATGACAGTACCTTTATCTGCTCCTTTTCGAGGAACAACCTCTCTATGTGAAGGGGAACTTCAGTATGTTAATAATTACGTTGGGGAAATTCGAAACTTTAGTGGTGAGGAATACATATATCAGAGTACAGATTTGGTCTACCGTCTGACCTATATAGGTGGCCTGCTTTCCTGA
- a CDS encoding radical SAM protein — MDIKKRKVDVIFNTTLVCPWDCEICCVDAVHVGKVGNDIFIKHNNLEVIETFPDDMSDMSIYEQAAMRRVERGEELSLEDKKKIIDNLSGYDAKIDISGGDALVLKDNFDLLGYASEKLGKNNVTLTATGLGTSKVDIKQVAELISEYNFTFDAASLKDIANRPNGYSMGNLKRAGRFVELGCKTRAELPLTTDIISREHLERLYLKLNEYNIDKLLIMRLFPVGRGTTKIDKIPSREEYLLAIDILKEMENKYHTPVVKLQCALRNIVPSDVDKNPCDMLSESFGITPDGKLLASPWAYSCGGKVLHDCWELGDIVQNRLEVLLSGDKAQRYYRRLEENKGHCKLFSFINSNKINPEDRLFDSADKLHCN; from the coding sequence ATGGATATCAAAAAAAGAAAAGTAGATGTTATCTTCAATACTACTTTGGTTTGCCCGTGGGATTGTGAAATTTGTTGTGTGGATGCGGTTCATGTAGGTAAGGTTGGGAATGATATATTTATAAAACACAATAACTTGGAAGTTATTGAAACTTTTCCAGATGATATGTCTGACATGAGTATTTATGAGCAGGCAGCGATGAGAAGAGTAGAACGTGGTGAGGAGTTGTCTCTGGAGGATAAAAAGAAAATCATAGATAATTTATCAGGATATGATGCAAAGATTGATATTTCTGGAGGCGATGCACTAGTTTTAAAAGATAACTTTGATTTACTTGGTTATGCATCTGAGAAATTGGGGAAAAATAATGTTACTTTGACTGCTACTGGGTTAGGTACATCTAAGGTGGATATAAAACAAGTTGCAGAACTCATATCTGAATATAATTTCACATTTGATGCCGCATCATTAAAGGATATTGCAAATAGACCAAATGGTTATTCAATGGGTAATCTAAAACGAGCAGGAAGATTCGTAGAATTAGGATGCAAAACACGTGCTGAATTACCCTTAACGACAGATATTATATCCAGAGAACACCTCGAGCGTCTTTATTTAAAACTTAATGAATATAATATTGACAAATTGCTTATCATGCGACTTTTCCCTGTTGGTAGGGGAACGACAAAAATTGATAAAATTCCAAGTCGTGAAGAGTACTTATTAGCAATAGATATTTTGAAAGAAATGGAGAATAAATATCACACTCCAGTTGTTAAACTACAATGTGCGCTTAGAAATATTGTGCCATCTGATGTGGATAAAAATCCATGTGATATGTTGAGTGAGTCATTTGGTATAACTCCTGATGGAAAATTGCTAGCTTCGCCGTGGGCGTATAGTTGTGGTGGTAAGGTTCTTCACGATTGTTGGGAATTAGGTGATATTGTTCAAAATAGGCTGGAAGTATTACTTTCTGGTGATAAAGCACAACGATATTATCGCCGATTAGAAGAAAATAAAGGACATTGCAAATTATTTAGTTTCATCAATTCAAATAAAATAAATCCTGAAGATAGATTATTTGATTCTGCTGATAAACTCCATTGCAATTAA